In Microcoleus sp. FACHB-68, the following are encoded in one genomic region:
- a CDS encoding diheme cytochrome C has translation MPNFIQLKPQQQKRRRTFVVLLLSILICTLVMGKALAQSLEPSRISTIDPIGKSHQLGKELYLENCAGCHVALPPEVMPTETWRQLLLDPQHYGRQLQLPVGPPRILIWNYLRDFSRPHTEEEEIPYRLLQSRYFKALHPRVKLPRPTSVGTCLTCHPSADRYNFRQLTPEWQDSP, from the coding sequence ATGCCAAATTTTATCCAGCTAAAACCGCAACAACAGAAACGCCGGCGCACATTCGTTGTGCTGTTATTGTCAATCTTAATCTGCACTCTGGTCATGGGAAAAGCCTTAGCCCAATCCCTAGAACCTTCTAGAATTAGCACGATAGATCCCATCGGCAAAAGTCACCAACTGGGAAAAGAACTGTATCTGGAAAACTGCGCCGGCTGTCATGTGGCGCTGCCACCAGAAGTGATGCCCACAGAAACCTGGCGGCAACTACTGCTAGATCCCCAACATTATGGGCGGCAATTACAACTGCCGGTGGGTCCCCCTCGCATCTTAATATGGAATTATCTGCGAGATTTTTCTCGTCCCCATACTGAAGAGGAAGAAATTCCCTACCGGCTGCTGCAATCTCGCTATTTTAAAGCCCTTCACCCCCGCGTAAAACTACCCAGGCCAACCAGTGTCGGCACTTGTCTCACCTGTCATCCCTCTGCAGATCGATACAATTTCCGGCAGCTAACGCCAGAGTGGCAGGATTCTCCTTAA
- a CDS encoding KGG domain-containing protein — translation MSDTSKRGFASMDEDKQREIASKGGHAAHEKGTAHEFSSEEAREAGRKGGEAVSKNREHMAAIGREGGKKSRKKSKES, via the coding sequence ATGTCAGACACCAGCAAGCGTGGTTTTGCCTCGATGGATGAAGACAAACAGCGCGAGATCGCTAGCAAAGGAGGTCATGCAGCACACGAAAAAGGAACCGCGCACGAATTCTCCTCAGAGGAGGCTAGAGAAGCTGGCCGCAAGGGTGGTGAAGCTGTAAGCAAAAATCGGGAACACATGGCTGCAATTGGCCGTGAAGGTGGGAAGAAAAGCCGCAAGAAAAGTAAGGAGTCATGA
- a CDS encoding transaldolase family protein, with translation MALYLDSAIISEAQAARKLGWVTGITTNPTLLGKSDLAPAETLKQLKAIISGELYYQLTASDFDGMVTEGKAAFELIGEQTVLKVPATEVGFEVVASLSPNIPCSVTAIYSPAQAVVAKEAGAKYAIAYVNRATRLLGDGVALVRDMASVLAGSQTKILAASVKSPEEAVATLQAGAHHLTLPLPVLLAMASHELSQQTVDEFAKNGRGILG, from the coding sequence ATGGCTCTTTATCTCGATTCGGCAATCATTAGTGAAGCTCAAGCTGCTAGGAAATTGGGGTGGGTTACGGGGATTACGACGAACCCGACTCTTTTAGGGAAAAGTGATTTAGCGCCGGCAGAAACGCTTAAGCAATTGAAAGCAATTATTTCTGGAGAGTTGTATTACCAACTCACGGCTTCTGATTTTGATGGCATGGTAACGGAAGGAAAGGCGGCATTTGAATTGATCGGTGAGCAAACTGTGTTGAAGGTGCCGGCAACTGAGGTGGGTTTTGAGGTTGTGGCGTCTCTGTCGCCGAATATACCTTGTTCGGTTACAGCAATTTATAGTCCAGCGCAGGCAGTTGTGGCAAAAGAAGCGGGGGCGAAATATGCGATCGCTTATGTTAACCGCGCGACTCGTCTGTTAGGGGATGGGGTGGCTTTGGTGCGAGATATGGCGAGTGTGCTGGCAGGCAGTCAGACAAAAATTTTAGCCGCGAGTGTGAAATCTCCAGAAGAAGCGGTGGCGACGCTACAAGCGGGGGCGCATCATTTAACTTTACCGCTGCCGGTTTTACTGGCAATGGCTAGCCATGAGTTATCGCAGCAAACTGTTGATGAATTTGCTAAGAATGGACGCGGCATTTTGGGATGA
- the secA gene encoding preprotein translocase subunit SecA, giving the protein MLKNLLGDPNARKLKRYQPLVADVYILEQEIQALSDEALIAKTAEFKQRLKSAKSLNEEKEMLDELLPEAFAVVREAARRVLGMRHFDVQILGGTILHKGQIAEMKTGEGKTLVATLPSYLNALKGKGVHVVTVNDYLARRDAEWMGQVHRFLGLSVGLIQQGMNPDERRRNYNCDITYATNSELGFDYLRDNMASSMAEVVQRPFNYAIIDEVDSILIDEARTPLIISGQVERPTEKYLRAAEIANALKNEEHYEVDEKARNVLLSDEGFAESEKLLGVKDLYDPNDPWAHYIFNAIKAKELFIKDKNYIIFEDEVVIVDEFTGRVLQGRRWSDGLHQAIEAKEGVEIQPETQTLATITYQNFFLLYPKLSGMTGTAKTEEAEFEKIYSLEVTGIPTNRSAGRRDLADVVYKTEAGKWVAVAEECAEMHEKGRPVLVGTTSVENSEQLSILLRERGIPHNLLNAKPENVERESEIVAQAGRKGAVTIATNMAGRGTDIILGGNADYMARLKVREYFMPLIVQPEDESNFGSMRVAAAGGRNNAQGFGTTKKVKTWKVSPQIFPTQLSREAEQMLKNAVQFAVQTYGERSLSELEAEDKVAVASEKAPTDDPVIQKLREVYNLVRREYEHYTSREHDEVVNLGGLHVIGTERHESRRIDNQLRGRCGRQGDPGSTKFFLSLQDNLLRIFGGDRVAGLMNAFQVEEDMPIESRMLTRSLEGAQKKVETYYYDIRKQVFEYDEVMNNQRRAIYAERRRVLEGLDLKEQVIKYAEKTMDDIVEAYVNPDLPSEEWELPRLVEKVKEFVYLLRDMEPQQLEDLSMEEIETFLHEQVRIAYDLKEAQVDQIQPGLMRQAERFFILQQIDTLWREHLQQMDGLRESVGLRSYGQKDPLIEYKSEGYELFLDMMTDIRRNVVYSLFQFQPQVQQPVQASSEMV; this is encoded by the coding sequence ATGCTGAAAAATTTGCTCGGAGATCCAAACGCACGCAAACTAAAGAGATATCAGCCCCTGGTCGCTGATGTCTACATTCTGGAGCAAGAAATCCAGGCGCTCTCCGATGAGGCTTTAATAGCCAAGACAGCAGAATTCAAACAGCGGCTAAAATCAGCCAAATCTCTCAACGAAGAGAAAGAAATGCTGGATGAACTGCTACCGGAAGCCTTTGCGGTGGTTCGGGAAGCAGCTAGGCGGGTTTTGGGTATGAGACATTTTGATGTCCAAATCCTTGGCGGCACCATCCTCCACAAAGGACAAATTGCCGAAATGAAAACCGGCGAGGGCAAAACCCTGGTTGCTACCCTACCCTCCTACTTAAACGCACTCAAAGGCAAAGGTGTACACGTTGTCACCGTCAACGACTACCTGGCTCGCCGGGACGCTGAATGGATGGGACAGGTGCATCGTTTCCTGGGATTGAGCGTAGGTTTGATCCAGCAGGGGATGAACCCGGATGAGCGCCGGCGCAACTACAACTGTGATATCACTTATGCGACAAACAGTGAGCTAGGCTTCGACTACTTGCGCGACAATATGGCCAGCTCAATGGCAGAAGTGGTGCAGCGACCCTTCAACTACGCCATCATTGACGAAGTTGACTCGATTTTAATTGACGAAGCCCGCACCCCGCTGATTATTTCAGGACAAGTCGAACGCCCCACAGAAAAATATCTAAGGGCGGCTGAAATTGCCAATGCCCTGAAAAATGAAGAACATTACGAAGTCGATGAAAAAGCTCGCAACGTTCTTTTAAGCGACGAAGGGTTTGCGGAATCAGAGAAACTCTTAGGCGTTAAGGATCTCTACGACCCTAACGATCCTTGGGCGCACTATATTTTTAACGCCATTAAAGCGAAAGAATTGTTCATCAAAGACAAAAACTACATCATTTTTGAAGATGAGGTGGTGATCGTTGATGAATTTACGGGCCGTGTACTTCAAGGCCGGCGCTGGAGTGATGGTTTACACCAGGCAATAGAAGCGAAAGAAGGGGTAGAAATTCAACCAGAGACTCAAACTCTGGCTACTATTACCTATCAAAACTTCTTCTTGCTGTATCCCAAGCTGTCTGGCATGACCGGCACTGCGAAAACAGAAGAAGCCGAATTTGAAAAAATTTACAGCTTAGAAGTCACCGGCATCCCCACCAACCGTTCTGCTGGACGCCGGGATTTAGCCGATGTGGTTTATAAAACCGAAGCCGGCAAATGGGTTGCTGTGGCGGAAGAGTGTGCGGAAATGCACGAAAAGGGACGCCCGGTTTTGGTGGGAACAACCAGTGTGGAAAACTCGGAACAGCTTTCCATCCTGCTGCGTGAACGCGGCATTCCTCACAACCTACTCAACGCAAAACCAGAGAACGTTGAGCGAGAATCAGAAATTGTGGCCCAAGCTGGACGTAAAGGCGCTGTAACCATTGCCACAAACATGGCCGGTCGAGGCACCGACATCATTCTGGGTGGGAACGCCGACTACATGGCAAGGCTGAAAGTGCGGGAATACTTCATGCCGTTGATCGTACAGCCAGAAGATGAAAGCAACTTTGGTTCGATGCGCGTCGCGGCAGCCGGTGGCAGAAACAATGCCCAAGGTTTCGGCACCACTAAGAAAGTCAAAACTTGGAAAGTCTCTCCCCAGATTTTCCCCACTCAACTTTCCCGCGAAGCCGAGCAAATGCTCAAAAATGCCGTGCAGTTTGCCGTGCAAACCTATGGGGAACGTTCTCTGTCAGAACTAGAGGCGGAAGACAAAGTGGCGGTTGCCTCAGAAAAAGCCCCCACGGATGATCCTGTCATTCAAAAGCTGCGGGAAGTTTACAATCTTGTTCGCCGGGAGTATGAACACTACACCAGCCGCGAACATGATGAAGTGGTGAACTTGGGCGGGTTGCACGTCATCGGCACCGAACGCCACGAATCTCGCCGGATTGACAACCAACTGCGGGGACGTTGTGGCCGGCAGGGTGACCCCGGTTCTACCAAATTCTTCCTCAGTTTGCAGGATAACTTGTTGCGGATTTTTGGCGGCGATCGCGTGGCCGGCTTGATGAACGCCTTCCAAGTAGAGGAAGATATGCCCATCGAGTCGAGAATGCTGACGCGTTCCCTCGAAGGCGCTCAGAAAAAGGTCGAGACGTACTACTACGACATCCGCAAACAGGTGTTTGAGTATGACGAAGTAATGAATAACCAGCGTCGGGCGATTTATGCCGAACGCCGGCGAGTGTTAGAAGGTCTTGACCTCAAAGAGCAAGTTATCAAGTATGCAGAAAAAACGATGGATGACATCGTTGAAGCTTACGTGAATCCAGATTTGCCTTCGGAAGAATGGGAACTCCCAAGATTAGTTGAGAAAGTGAAGGAATTTGTCTATCTGCTGCGTGATATGGAACCCCAGCAGTTAGAAGACTTGTCAATGGAGGAAATTGAAACGTTCCTGCATGAACAAGTTCGGATCGCCTATGACTTAAAAGAAGCACAGGTTGATCAAATCCAACCCGGTTTGATGCGTCAAGCTGAACGGTTCTTTATCCTGCAACAGATTGATACCCTCTGGCGCGAACACTTGCAACAGATGGATGGTTTACGGGAATCGGTGGGACTGCGTAGCTACGGTCAAAAAGACCCCTTGATTGAATACAAGAGTGAAGGCTACGAACTTTTCCTCGATATGATGACCGATATTCGCCGGAATGTGGTATACTCCCTGTTCCAATTCCAGCCGCAAGTGCAGCAGCCGGTGCAAGCCTCCTCGGAAATGGTTTGA
- a CDS encoding quinone-dependent dihydroorotate dehydrogenase: MDIYRSGIRPVLFSGLNVDPEWLHHQTMDLLSWLNRQGDHPPASWIQSQFQRSCCFSDTRLEQKLWGLNFSNPVGLAAGFDKDGVAAGVWASFGFGFAELGTVTLQAQAGNPRPRLFRLPADQAVLNRMGFNNQGAAAMAARLSSSPPHLPMVDEPEAVTDRKIPIGINLGKSKVTPLEEAAADYLGSFQLLKDLGDYFVVNVSSPNTPGLRSLQDAGQLATILDALQQENQNSKPILVKIAPDLEWEAISQAIEVAQQYRLAGIIATNTTIRRDDLKTEIISQTGKSVKEEAGGISGFPLKQRSTEVIRFIRQQTEGQLAIIGTGGVFTAEDAWEKITAGASLLEVYTGFVYEGPWMVRRILTGLLQKLEERGLANISEAVGLEGE, from the coding sequence TTGGATATTTATCGATCGGGTATACGTCCTGTTTTGTTTTCTGGATTGAATGTTGATCCAGAGTGGTTGCATCATCAGACTATGGATCTGCTGAGCTGGCTTAACCGGCAAGGCGATCACCCACCTGCTAGTTGGATTCAATCACAATTTCAGCGTTCTTGTTGTTTTTCTGACACCCGATTGGAACAAAAATTGTGGGGGCTGAATTTTTCTAATCCCGTTGGTTTAGCTGCTGGGTTTGATAAGGATGGGGTTGCCGCCGGCGTTTGGGCAAGCTTTGGCTTTGGCTTTGCTGAATTGGGAACTGTCACTTTGCAAGCTCAAGCCGGTAATCCCCGCCCTCGATTATTTCGCTTGCCGGCAGATCAAGCTGTCCTGAATCGCATGGGCTTTAACAATCAGGGGGCAGCGGCTATGGCAGCGAGGTTATCTTCTTCCCCGCCTCATTTGCCGATGGTAGATGAACCCGAAGCAGTGACTGATCGCAAAATCCCGATTGGAATTAATCTGGGTAAATCTAAGGTAACACCGCTAGAGGAAGCTGCGGCAGACTATCTTGGCAGCTTTCAGCTTCTTAAAGATTTGGGGGATTATTTTGTGGTGAATGTGTCGTCTCCCAATACTCCCGGACTGCGCTCACTACAGGATGCCGGCCAGCTTGCCACGATTTTGGACGCTTTGCAACAAGAAAACCAGAATAGTAAGCCAATTTTGGTTAAAATCGCGCCGGATCTGGAATGGGAGGCAATTTCACAGGCGATTGAGGTGGCCCAACAGTATCGGCTGGCTGGAATTATTGCGACGAATACCACCATTCGCCGGGATGATTTAAAGACGGAAATTATATCACAAACTGGCAAATCTGTCAAAGAAGAAGCTGGGGGAATTAGCGGATTCCCGCTGAAACAGCGATCAACAGAGGTGATCCGGTTTATCAGGCAGCAAACAGAAGGACAGTTGGCAATTATTGGCACCGGCGGGGTATTTACGGCTGAGGATGCTTGGGAAAAAATTACTGCCGGTGCGAGTTTATTGGAAGTTTACACGGGTTTTGTTTATGAGGGACCCTGGATGGTGCGCCGAATTCTCACCGGCTTGCTGCAAAAGCTGGAGGAACGAGGATTGGCTAATATTTCTGAGGCGGTTGGATTAGAAGGAGAGTAA
- a CDS encoding PAS domain S-box protein, translated as MNVKLFAKKVETFHWQLAELYQYAYSSIDEQPNLLPAAFKELGIASEELQVALEELQLKNEELTSARAALEAERQRYEDLFEFAPDGYIVTDRDGKIIEANRAAAQMLNVSQMALAGKPLAIFIPPEERKDFRTQVNRLYHDNQAIWGEMRLQQRHGEILEAAMRVATIRTPNQPVVLLWLLRDITEQKRAQRENNGLDNSKDRPVYVYTKGEIISLKPQVIWQVSKGLVKLSTLCANGEEVIVGLLGPQMHFGLSSTSLQTYEAKALSDVHLVCFSEAEISASPSLAQSLLTQMNQRLQHTESLLAIFGQRRVIDRLICLLYLLKQQIGEPVEKGARLSVRLTHEDLANTCCTTRVTITRLLSKLQQQGKILFDSKQHIILKDVSLQNGKL; from the coding sequence GTGAATGTAAAGTTATTTGCTAAGAAAGTAGAGACGTTTCACTGGCAGCTGGCCGAGCTTTATCAATACGCTTATTCTTCCATTGATGAGCAACCGAATTTGCTGCCGGCAGCCTTCAAGGAACTCGGCATCGCCTCTGAAGAACTGCAAGTAGCCCTGGAAGAGCTACAGCTCAAGAATGAGGAACTAACATCAGCACGAGCCGCCTTAGAAGCCGAACGTCAGCGTTATGAAGATTTGTTTGAATTCGCTCCAGACGGCTACATTGTAACGGATCGCGACGGCAAGATCATCGAAGCAAACCGGGCCGCAGCCCAGATGCTCAACGTTTCCCAGATGGCATTAGCCGGCAAACCGCTGGCCATTTTTATCCCCCCAGAAGAACGCAAGGACTTTCGCACCCAAGTAAACCGGCTGTACCACGACAATCAAGCGATATGGGGGGAAATGCGCCTACAGCAGCGTCACGGTGAAATCTTAGAGGCGGCTATGAGAGTCGCCACTATCCGCACCCCGAACCAGCCAGTTGTCCTTCTGTGGCTGCTGCGTGACATTACAGAGCAAAAACGAGCGCAAAGAGAAAATAATGGCCTCGACAATAGCAAAGATCGTCCTGTTTATGTTTATACCAAAGGGGAAATTATCTCCCTCAAGCCCCAAGTAATTTGGCAAGTCTCTAAAGGGTTGGTGAAGTTGAGCACTCTTTGTGCAAATGGCGAAGAGGTAATCGTGGGTTTATTAGGGCCACAAATGCACTTTGGACTGAGTTCCACTTCCCTACAAACTTACGAAGCAAAAGCGCTTTCCGACGTTCATCTAGTGTGTTTTTCTGAAGCAGAAATCTCAGCTTCGCCAAGTCTAGCCCAAAGTCTTTTAACTCAAATGAACCAGCGCCTACAGCACACAGAATCGTTATTAGCGATTTTTGGGCAGCGGCGTGTCATCGACCGATTAATCTGTTTGTTGTATCTGTTAAAACAGCAGATTGGTGAACCTGTGGAAAAAGGAGCTCGTTTGAGTGTTCGTCTCACCCATGAGGATCTGGCTAACACCTGCTGTACCACCAGGGTGACAATCACGCGGCTACTGAGTAAATTACAGCAGCAAGGGAAGATCCTGTTTGATAGCAAGCAGCACATTATTTTAAAAGATGTCAGTCTTCAGAATGGCAAGCTTTAA
- a CDS encoding ElyC/SanA/YdcF family protein, with amino-acid sequence MLHKRFLLRRRFVLVLLGLGAALTPLMLNYYVNAVTSSRRYTEISQVPEEDVAVVFGAGVWEDGSPTPMLADRVQAAVDLYKAGRVRKVLMTGDNSSKDYNEVKAMQEYAADRGVPAKDIQLDYAGFSTYESCYRAKEIFGVKRAVLITQSYHLPRAVYTCRHLGVDAVGLGTPDWEKFRDRSMMRYATREVLAVIKALWEVHVTRPEPTFLGPFEGIK; translated from the coding sequence ATGCTGCATAAAAGGTTTCTTCTTCGCCGGCGCTTTGTCTTAGTGCTGTTAGGATTAGGTGCGGCACTGACGCCACTGATGTTGAACTACTATGTCAATGCTGTGACTAGCAGCCGGCGCTACACGGAAATTTCCCAAGTGCCTGAAGAGGATGTGGCTGTTGTTTTTGGGGCAGGTGTATGGGAGGATGGTAGCCCGACGCCGATGCTGGCTGATCGGGTACAAGCTGCGGTGGATCTTTACAAAGCAGGGCGGGTTCGCAAAGTTTTGATGACTGGCGATAACAGCAGCAAAGATTATAACGAAGTGAAAGCGATGCAGGAATACGCTGCAGATCGTGGGGTGCCGGCTAAGGATATTCAGTTGGATTATGCCGGGTTTAGCACTTATGAAAGCTGCTATCGCGCGAAGGAAATTTTTGGTGTGAAACGGGCTGTTTTAATTACGCAAAGTTACCATTTGCCGCGTGCGGTTTATACTTGCCGGCATCTGGGTGTGGATGCTGTTGGGTTGGGAACGCCTGATTGGGAAAAGTTTCGAGATCGCTCAATGATGCGCTATGCAACGCGTGAGGTGTTGGCTGTGATTAAGGCGTTGTGGGAGGTTCATGTTACCCGTCCAGAACCTACTTTTTTGGGTCCATTTGAGGGGATTAAGTGA
- a CDS encoding GAF domain-containing protein: MGQQKQPTTYEKQLIALGRTLHTLREEENVDVLIETTLSYLETAFEYKLLWIGVYDRLDHRLLGKGGRSTNGESSILKQRFNLTPGDILEQVVIQQRPVGVPDLREETRAGEWRKAAQQLGIQGTLIFPMRYKDRCFGVALLGSNLWGVSPKAHEKARLSIILGGLAAAFYRLEIDWQCRQTKHAEQPLLALLPRLRSLTTLDQCLEAVVEETHKFVAPNRTNVYWFEPTRRYFWRRVGNHQKTSPFGENNQAASGIMVSDLGGFYQALLSDQIVSIGEAHSSLKGDITARLMQQIRARSLLAAPILFQKEILGFLAVEGNDARIWQEQEKNYVRGAAQLLALVAPLSQMEATLDQTKLDRALTAGVTHAIYSDDDWNTTLKTCGEQLLSHLKADRFLVLLYNPEHNQFDICYQNQPANRRAISTPLSPLTEVDTQMLQESPEAIAIENWNEDFKLMAWRPGFFDLGMRSLLVCGTSPGHGIEGLLVVGSETTRSWSHRERELIAVVSQQIGLILHQWQLQAANEQQQQLLTMIQSGLTNLLQSGHLPLEEIERLGVQQLAQVMSCPLVTLVTWLPGRATGRIVAPVIANSLFSLNTEIGVPVQTDALVQWALLQMSEPLEVKASDLPLDTRQWLNGPGVGQILVMALRTSPAHQPTGILVVADQADRRWSPNAVRAMTFLVNQLAWSRRYLMLTSSLQWQREELECLNWYKNRRLEDFFRAMQSGVKKLTELGNHKGSFGSLQIMRLQQILRQLSSSIHSMRDLLKQEQWHLQTQGEIIPVASLLRRTLDRAGGVIHQRQLWTQVHTETHLNVSGDSIKIEWVLYEVLLAACRRSETGARIDIWCRPFDENRLELSITDSGEMPTLLLTELQAGNDLDLLVPSSLEQPPGLHLVICQRVMRQMGGQLNFYQLEDGRITSQILMPLISKK, from the coding sequence ATGGGTCAGCAAAAACAGCCGACGACCTACGAAAAACAGCTCATTGCCTTGGGGCGTACTCTCCACACTCTCCGGGAAGAGGAGAATGTCGATGTTCTAATAGAAACTACCCTCTCATACCTTGAAACCGCATTTGAATACAAATTGCTTTGGATTGGCGTCTATGATCGGCTCGATCACCGATTATTAGGCAAGGGAGGGCGCAGTACCAACGGAGAATCCTCCATCCTCAAACAGCGTTTTAACCTCACTCCCGGTGATATTTTAGAGCAGGTGGTGATCCAGCAACGACCTGTGGGCGTGCCGGATTTGCGAGAAGAAACGCGGGCTGGAGAGTGGCGCAAAGCAGCCCAACAATTGGGCATCCAAGGCACGCTAATTTTTCCCATGCGCTACAAAGATCGCTGCTTTGGCGTTGCCTTGCTGGGTTCTAACTTGTGGGGCGTCTCACCCAAAGCCCACGAGAAGGCGCGGCTGTCTATCATTTTGGGCGGGCTGGCGGCAGCTTTTTACCGGCTAGAGATTGACTGGCAGTGCCGGCAAACCAAGCACGCCGAACAGCCCTTGCTGGCATTGCTTCCCCGGCTGCGTTCTCTCACCACCCTAGATCAATGCTTAGAGGCGGTGGTTGAAGAAACACATAAATTTGTTGCCCCCAACCGAACCAATGTCTACTGGTTTGAACCGACTCGGCGCTACTTCTGGCGCAGGGTCGGCAATCATCAAAAAACATCGCCTTTTGGAGAAAACAATCAAGCTGCCTCTGGCATCATGGTGTCCGATCTCGGTGGCTTCTATCAAGCGCTACTGAGCGATCAAATTGTTTCCATTGGAGAAGCTCATTCCTCCCTCAAAGGAGATATTACCGCTCGCTTAATGCAGCAGATCCGGGCGAGATCGCTGCTTGCAGCCCCCATTTTGTTTCAAAAGGAAATTTTGGGGTTTCTGGCAGTGGAAGGCAACGATGCCCGGATTTGGCAGGAACAAGAGAAAAACTATGTCCGGGGGGCGGCTCAACTGCTGGCCCTGGTTGCTCCTTTGTCTCAAATGGAAGCCACCCTCGATCAAACAAAGTTGGATCGGGCGTTAACTGCCGGCGTCACCCATGCGATTTACAGTGACGATGACTGGAATACCACGTTAAAAACCTGTGGAGAGCAACTTTTATCACACCTGAAAGCTGATCGATTTCTTGTGCTTCTCTACAACCCCGAACACAATCAGTTTGACATCTGCTATCAAAACCAGCCGGCCAACCGGCGGGCGATATCAACCCCCCTGAGTCCCCTCACTGAGGTAGACACTCAGATGCTGCAAGAAAGTCCCGAAGCGATCGCCATTGAAAATTGGAACGAAGATTTCAAGTTGATGGCTTGGCGGCCTGGGTTTTTCGACTTGGGGATGCGCTCTCTTTTGGTGTGTGGCACTTCTCCAGGTCATGGTATTGAAGGGCTACTGGTGGTGGGCAGCGAAACCACGCGTTCTTGGAGCCATAGAGAGCGAGAATTGATTGCCGTCGTGAGTCAGCAGATCGGTCTGATTCTGCACCAGTGGCAGCTACAAGCCGCTAATGAGCAACAGCAACAACTTCTGACCATGATTCAATCAGGGTTGACAAATTTGCTGCAATCAGGCCATTTGCCATTGGAGGAGATAGAACGGTTAGGGGTGCAGCAGTTGGCTCAAGTGATGAGCTGTCCTCTGGTGACGTTGGTGACGTGGTTGCCGGGGAGGGCAACGGGCCGGATTGTTGCGCCGGTGATCGCCAATAGTTTGTTTTCGCTGAATACCGAGATCGGTGTCCCTGTCCAAACGGATGCTTTGGTTCAATGGGCGCTGCTGCAAATGTCAGAACCGCTGGAGGTGAAAGCAAGCGATTTGCCTTTGGACACGAGGCAGTGGCTCAATGGGCCGGGAGTTGGGCAGATTTTGGTGATGGCGCTGCGAACTTCACCGGCTCATCAGCCAACGGGAATTTTGGTGGTTGCCGATCAGGCAGATCGCCGGTGGTCGCCGAATGCTGTGAGGGCAATGACTTTTTTAGTTAACCAACTTGCTTGGTCTCGCCGTTACCTGATGCTTACTTCATCGCTTCAGTGGCAGCGAGAAGAGTTGGAATGTTTGAACTGGTATAAGAACCGGCGCTTGGAGGACTTTTTCCGAGCCATGCAGTCGGGGGTGAAAAAACTAACCGAGCTGGGCAATCATAAGGGCAGTTTCGGTTCCTTGCAGATCATGCGCCTGCAGCAGATTTTGCGACAGTTAAGCAGTTCAATTCATTCAATGCGCGATCTGCTGAAACAGGAACAGTGGCATCTGCAAACCCAAGGTGAAATTATTCCCGTTGCCAGTTTGTTGCGGCGAACGCTTGATCGTGCCGGTGGTGTGATTCATCAGCGTCAGCTCTGGACTCAGGTACACACGGAAACTCATCTCAATGTTAGCGGTGACTCGATCAAAATTGAGTGGGTGCTTTATGAGGTGTTGCTGGCAGCGTGCCGCCGGTCTGAAACCGGCGCGAGAATAGATATTTGGTGCCGGCCTTTTGATGAAAACCGTTTAGAATTGTCGATTACTGATTCTGGGGAAATGCCGACTCTCCTGCTGACCGAGTTACAGGCCGGTAATGATCTCGATTTACTCGTTCCTTCCAGCCTAGAACAGCCACCCGGTCTACATTTGGTTATTTGCCAGCGCGTAATGCGACAAATGGGCGGACAGCTAAATTTTTACCAGCTTGAAGATGGCCGCATTACCAGCCAGATCCTCATGCCTCTCATCAGTAAAAAGTAA